From the Desulfuromonadales bacterium genome, the window TGCAGCTCCTGATGCAGCTCCCGGATCAGCTCGTCCTTGTCCTTGAAGTAGCGATAGATGGTGCCGACGCCGACCCCGGCCCGTTCGGCGATGAGGGAAGTCGGCGCGCCGTGGAAGCCGTTTTCGGCGAACAGCTCAAGGGCCGCTTCAAGGAGGGCGGCGCGCTTGTCGGATTTTTCGCTGGGCATAATGATTCTCTCGGAGTGAATGTTCAGTCCGCATAATAGTGATCTGCCGGCCGGGAGTCAAGGGGTAAATCCTCGTCTCGCCAGCCAGGTCGACTTATTGCAGACACGACGAAAGTGTGAATTTCCAGGTGTCAGTCCGAATCGAAATGCGAAAGCCCGCCATCTCATCGATGACGGGCTTTCTATGTGGTGGGGGTGGTCGGAGTCGAACCGACATGGACTTGCGCCCGCTGGATTTTGAGTCCAGTGCGTCTACCAATTTCACCACACCCCCAAAATCGATCCGGGTGGTCTTGGTCGGTTTGAAGCGGGTTGAATTATAGAAAGAGAAGCGCGGGCGGTCAAGCAATTAAACGGCTTCAGGCCGAGCTTTCTTCGCACTCGCCGGCCAATCCATCGCTTGCCATGCGCAGCCGCTCGGCAAGCACCCCGCGGCGCAGAGGGCGCCCCTCGATTTGGCTGACCGGCAGCAGGCCGATCAGGCTGTTGCTGAGAAAGGCCTCGTCAGCCGCATATAGTTCGTCAAGGGGTAGATCGCCTTCCTTCACCTGCAGGCCGAGGCCCGCGGCGGCCCGCAGCACCTGCCGGCGCATGATGCCGGCCAGCACGAGTTCGCCGGCCGGCGGCGTGACGAGCGTGTCGCCCTGAAGGGCAAAAAGGTTGCTGGTAGCTCCCTCCAGCGCGCATCCTTCGGCGCTGACGAACAGGGCCTCGCGGGCGCCGCGCCGACGGGCGAAGTCGGCGGCGTAGAGACAGTCGGCGTAGTTGCCCCGCTTCATCTGCGGCAGGTGGGAGAGAGGATTGACCCGCCGGTTGGGGGCGACCACGCAGGCGACGCCGGCCGCCCGCTCGCTTTCGGTCGGTTCCGCGTAGGGGCGGCCGAGGATGAAGAACCGTCCCAGTGCCGCAGGCGGCAGCTGCAGTCCGGAAAAAGAGCCGCGAGTGAGAGTCAGGCGCAGCCGGGCGACGGGGACGGCCAGCTGTTGCGCCGTCTCCAGAAGCGCCTCCCGCACCGCCTGGCGCTCGAAGGGGAAAACCAGCAGCCGGGCAGCGAGTTCGATGCGGTCGAGGTGCTCTTCGAGAAAGCGGATGCGGCCGCCACGGGCCTTGAGCGTTTCGAAGAGAGTGTCGCCGAAGAGCACGGCACCGTCGTCGAGCGGCAGGCAGGCTTCCGCCATGTGGATGAATGAGCCGTCCATATTGATGATCATGCTTGGTCCTCCAGCGCCAGCCGCAGCGCCTCACCCTTGGCCAGGCACTCCTCCCATTCGCGGTCGGCGATCGAGTCGGCGACGATGCCGGCACCGGCCTGGTAGGTGATCTCGTCGTCGAACTTCTGAAAGGTGCGGATCAGGATATTGAGATCCATGTCGCCGGTGACGCTCACGTACCCCGCGCTCCCCGTGTAGGTGCCGCGGCCGACCGGCTCGAGTTCTTCGATGATCTCCATGCAGCGCTTCTTGGGGACGCCGGTGATGGTGCCGCCGGGGAAGGTTGCCCGGATCAGGTCGAATGGCCCCTGGTCCTGGCGCAATTCGCCACGGACATTGGAAACGATGTGAGTGACGTGCGAGTAGCGCTCGAGGACCATCAATTCGTCGACCGCCACGCTGCCGGCGCGGCAGACCTTGCCGAGGTCGTTGCGCTCCAGATCGAGCAGCATGATGTGCTCGGCGCGCTCCTTGGGGTGGGCAAGGAGTTCCTCGCCGAGCCGGGCATCCTCCGGCCGGTTGCCCCCGCGGCGCCGGGTGCCGGCGATCGGCCGGGTTTCGGCGAGGCCGTCATGCAGCGAGACCAGGCGCTCGGGGGAGGAGGAGACGATTTCCAGCCCCGGCGAGCGCAGCAGGGCGGCGAAGGGGGAGGGGTTGATGCGCCGCAACCGGGCGTAGAGGTTCCCTGCGCTGCCTGCAAAAGTCCCGTCGAAGCGGCAGGAGAGATTGGCCTGATAGATGTCGCCGGCGGCGATGTAGTCGCGGACCCGCTCCACCATCGAGACGAACTCTTCCTGCCGGAGCAGCGGCCGGGGAGGGGATATGACCGGAGGCGCGAAAGGGGAGAGGGGGAGGCGCAGGGCCTGCCGTACCTCCTGCTCCAGGGAATGGAGGTTCACCAAGGGATCGAGGGTGGCCAGGGTCAGGATGCCGGCATCGTGGTCGTAGATTGCCGTCAGGTCGACCCAGTCGAGCCAGAGCTGCGGCACCGGCCGGTCGCGCCTGGCGCGGCGGGGCAGCCGCTCGATCTGTCCGGCGAGGTCGTAGGCGAAGTAACCGAAAAAGCCGCCGGGGAAAAAGGCTGCCTCCGCCGGCCGCGACGCCCGTCGGGCAGCCAGTATGCTGCCGAGGACAGTCAGCGGCTCGCCGGAGAGAAGACTCTGGCCGTCCTGGTCCAGGCGCATCAACCCTCGCTCGTCGAGGCGGTACGATTCTGTGCGGCGCAGGGGAACGATGCTGTAGCGGCCGGTGCGCGGGGCGCGGCTCGCGCTCTCGAGAAAGCCCGGCCCCTCCGGGCAGAGGTGCTGGAAGAGGACGAGGGGGTCGAAGCGGTCAAGAGCGAAGGTGTGGTGGTAGCAGGGCATGTGGCGCAAACCCGTACCGTCCCGTCGGGGGCGGGACGCGGCAGTTCGTGGAAAGAAAAAGAGGCTGACCGTCTTCGGTCAACCTCTTGATTTCTTTGGTGGAGCCAGGCGGGATCGAACCGCCGACCTCTTGAATGCCATTCAAGCGCTCTCCCAGCTGAGCTATGGCCCCTGACAGGAGCCACTTTATAACAAAAGGCTGGCGGGGCTGTCAACAGGTTTTTTCGCCGGAATCGATAAAAATCGGCAAATGGCAAAAGGGTAAAGGTAAAAGGTTCTGAACCCTTGTCCTCGTGCCTTTAGCCTTTAGCCGGCCTTCGTCTTGAACATGGTCAGCAGCATCTTGAAGCGCTTGACCGCCCGCACCTTGTGCGGAACCCCGCCGGGCATGAGGACGATTTCGCCGGTACTGACAATGACCGGCTTGCCGCCGATGGTGATTTCCGCCTCTCCGTCGAGGACATTGATGAAGGCGTTGAAGGGGACGGTGTGCTCGGAGAGGGCCTGCCCCGCATCGAAGCTGAAAACGGTCAGCGTCCCCGTCTCGTCCTGCAACAGGGTGCGGCTGACGATCGAACCCGGCTGATACTGGGTCAACTCGGCCAGGTTCATCGCCACCGCGCCTTCGACGTTCACTTTGCTCGTGCTCTCGGCCATAAGAGTCCTCCTCTGTGCAAATGAAAAGGCCGGCGCTGTCGGCCGGCCTTTCTTCTGCGATTGTTAAAGTGTGATGCCGGTCAGGCGGGTGAGGGCCTCGACGTACTTTTCGCCCGTCTTGCGGACGATCTCCTCCGGCAGTGGCGGCGCCGGCGCTTTTTTGCCCCAGTCGAGGGTTTCGAGGTAATCGCGCAGGAACTGCTTGTCGAAACTCGGCTGCGGACCGCCGGGTCGGTAGAGGTCTTTCGGCCAGAAGCGGGAGGAGTCCGGGGTCATCGCTTCGTCGATCCAGATCAGCTTCCCTTCGTAGACGCCGAATTCGAACTTGGTGTCGGCGATGATGATACCGCGGGCGTCAGCCAGGCCCCGGGCCCGATTGTAGATGGCGATAGTGGCGTCGCGGGCCTGTTTGGCGAGGTCGCCACCGCACAGCTCGACGGCCTTCTCGAAGGGAATGTTTTCATCGTGCTCACCCAGTTCGGCCTTGGTCGAGGGGGTGAAGATCGGTTCGGGGAGCTGCTGGCTCTCCACCAGGCCGGACGGCAGCTTGATGCCGCAAATGCTGCCGGTAGCTTTGTATTCCTTCCAGCCGGAGCCGGAGACGTAGCCGCGGACGATGCATTCGACGGGCAGGGGGCTGGCCTTTTTCACCAGCATGCTGCGCCCGGCGAGCTGGTCGCGGTACTTGTGAGTGGCCGCCGGAAAGTCGTCGACTTCGGTCGCCACAATGTGGTTGGGGATGATGTCTGTCATCTTCTCGAACCAGAACTTGGAAATCTGGGTGAGGACGAACCCCTTGTTGGGAATCCCCTCGTTCATGATGACGTCGAAGGCGGAAATCCGGTCGCTGGTGACGATCAGCAGGTGCTCGCCGAGATCGTAGATATCGCGGACCTTGCCGCGGTTGACCAGTTTGAGGTCGGCAAAATTGGTCTGCATCACAATCGGTGTCATGATGGTTTATTCCCTTCCAGAGTGCTCAGCAGAGCC encodes:
- a CDS encoding phosphoribosylaminoimidazolesuccinocarboxamide synthase produces the protein MTPIVMQTNFADLKLVNRGKVRDIYDLGEHLLIVTSDRISAFDVIMNEGIPNKGFVLTQISKFWFEKMTDIIPNHIVATEVDDFPAATHKYRDQLAGRSMLVKKASPLPVECIVRGYVSGSGWKEYKATGSICGIKLPSGLVESQQLPEPIFTPSTKAELGEHDENIPFEKAVELCGGDLAKQARDATIAIYNRARGLADARGIIIADTKFEFGVYEGKLIWIDEAMTPDSSRFWPKDLYRPGGPQPSFDKQFLRDYLETLDWGKKAPAPPLPEEIVRKTGEKYVEALTRLTGITL
- a CDS encoding aminotransferase class IV is translated as MIINMDGSFIHMAEACLPLDDGAVLFGDTLFETLKARGGRIRFLEEHLDRIELAARLLVFPFERQAVREALLETAQQLAVPVARLRLTLTRGSFSGLQLPPAALGRFFILGRPYAEPTESERAAGVACVVAPNRRVNPLSHLPQMKRGNYADCLYAADFARRRGAREALFVSAEGCALEGATSNLFALQGDTLVTPPAGELVLAGIMRRQVLRAAAGLGLQVKEGDLPLDELYAADEAFLSNSLIGLLPVSQIEGRPLRRGVLAERLRMASDGLAGECEESSA
- a CDS encoding cupin domain-containing protein — protein: MAESTSKVNVEGAVAMNLAELTQYQPGSIVSRTLLQDETGTLTVFSFDAGQALSEHTVPFNAFINVLDGEAEITIGGKPVIVSTGEIVLMPGGVPHKVRAVKRFKMLLTMFKTKAG
- a CDS encoding anthranilate synthase component I family protein, translated to MPCYHHTFALDRFDPLVLFQHLCPEGPGFLESASRAPRTGRYSIVPLRRTESYRLDERGLMRLDQDGQSLLSGEPLTVLGSILAARRASRPAEAAFFPGGFFGYFAYDLAGQIERLPRRARRDRPVPQLWLDWVDLTAIYDHDAGILTLATLDPLVNLHSLEQEVRQALRLPLSPFAPPVISPPRPLLRQEEFVSMVERVRDYIAAGDIYQANLSCRFDGTFAGSAGNLYARLRRINPSPFAALLRSPGLEIVSSSPERLVSLHDGLAETRPIAGTRRRGGNRPEDARLGEELLAHPKERAEHIMLLDLERNDLGKVCRAGSVAVDELMVLERYSHVTHIVSNVRGELRQDQGPFDLIRATFPGGTITGVPKKRCMEIIEELEPVGRGTYTGSAGYVSVTGDMDLNILIRTFQKFDDEITYQAGAGIVADSIADREWEECLAKGEALRLALEDQA